The Bradyrhizobium ottawaense genome window below encodes:
- the soxY gene encoding thiosulfate oxidation carrier protein SoxY — protein MKAINRRQAFALGGGFVMLTLMPMAADAEVTGDAAKWIETFTGGKQPAKGKIALDLPEIAENGNTVPLSINIESPMTADAYVKDVLIIADGNPNAGVATLSFTALSGKAEASIRIRLATTQNVIAVAKMSDGSLFMEQKTVKVTIGGCGG, from the coding sequence ATGAAAGCCATCAATCGACGGCAGGCATTTGCGCTCGGGGGCGGCTTCGTCATGCTGACGCTGATGCCCATGGCAGCCGATGCCGAAGTGACGGGCGATGCGGCGAAATGGATCGAGACGTTCACCGGCGGCAAGCAGCCTGCCAAGGGAAAGATCGCGCTCGACCTGCCGGAGATCGCGGAGAACGGCAACACCGTGCCGCTGTCGATCAACATCGAGAGCCCGATGACGGCGGACGCCTATGTGAAAGACGTTCTGATCATCGCGGACGGCAACCCCAATGCGGGCGTGGCGACGTTGTCGTTCACAGCGCTGTCGGGCAAGGCGGAAGCCTCGATCCGGATCCGGCTCGCGACCACGCAGAACGTGATTGCGGTCGCGAAGATGAGTGACGGTTCGCTGTTCATGGAGCAGAAGACCGTCAAGGTCACTATCGGCGGCTGCGGCGGCTAA
- a CDS encoding thioredoxin: MNRIVVLLALAVGLALPAMASRAAELVMLERAGCVWCARFNAEIAPIYGKTDEGRAAPLRRVDLNRPLPADLAGIDPGPFTPTFVVVQEGREIGRIRGYPGDAFFFGLLDRILSNTGSEPGGS, encoded by the coding sequence ATGAACAGAATCGTCGTTTTGCTCGCCCTGGCCGTCGGGCTCGCGCTGCCCGCGATGGCCTCGCGCGCCGCCGAGCTCGTCATGCTCGAGCGCGCTGGCTGCGTCTGGTGCGCGCGCTTCAACGCCGAGATCGCCCCGATCTACGGCAAGACCGACGAAGGCCGGGCCGCACCGCTGCGACGGGTCGACCTGAACAGGCCCCTTCCCGCCGATCTCGCCGGAATCGATCCGGGTCCCTTCACGCCGACCTTCGTCGTGGTACAAGAGGGCCGTGAGATCGGGCGCATTCGCGGCTATCCCGGCGATGCCTTCTTCTTCGGCCTGTTGGACCGAATCCTGTCAAACACGGGATCGGAACCCGGGGGGTCGTGA
- the soxX gene encoding sulfur oxidation c-type cytochrome SoxX, with protein sequence MRRSLAAAFALCLSAGSALAQEPNKEPIRLEIVNDSVPKSLTGAPGNAAAGKKVFLTRTLGNCLACHQVTSLKSEEFHGEFGPSLDDVAGRYTEAQLRLIVADPKRIFTNTVMPAFFRNDGLSRVRPEFVGKSILTAAQVEDVIAFLKTLN encoded by the coding sequence ATGCGGCGCTCGCTTGCTGCTGCGTTTGCACTTTGTCTGTCGGCCGGAAGCGCTTTGGCGCAAGAGCCGAACAAGGAGCCGATCAGGCTCGAAATCGTCAACGACTCCGTGCCGAAATCCCTGACCGGCGCGCCAGGAAATGCCGCCGCCGGCAAGAAGGTGTTTCTGACCCGCACGCTCGGCAATTGCCTGGCCTGCCATCAGGTCACCAGCCTGAAGTCCGAGGAATTCCACGGCGAGTTCGGTCCGTCGCTGGACGATGTCGCCGGCCGCTACACCGAGGCGCAATTGCGCCTCATTGTCGCCGACCCCAAGCGCATCTTCACCAACACCGTCATGCCGGCGTTCTTCAGGAACGACGGCCTCAGCCGGGTGCGCCCGGAATTCGTAGGCAAATCCATTTTGACGGCCGCGCAGGTCGAGGACGTCATCGCTTTTCTCAAGACGCTGAACTGA
- a CDS encoding cytochrome c biogenesis CcdA family protein produces the protein MTLDVTLGAAFVAGLLSFLSPCILPLVPPFLCYMAGVSVTDLSGDRPDLRPRILLSALAFVAGFSLVFVALGSTASIAGRFISVHLSTLGIVAGGLIIVMGLHFLGLLRIPLLYRSATVQVDNRPAGVAGAFVMGLAFAFGWTPCAGPILAAVLLMAGSEDTTGRGALLLLAYSVGTGIPFLIAAAFTGRFIAALGRVRRHLGLIEKTMGVFLVATGLMFLTGLMPAVSQWLLEYFPALTSIG, from the coding sequence ATGACCTTGGACGTCACGCTTGGTGCGGCCTTCGTCGCGGGCCTGTTGTCGTTCCTGTCGCCCTGCATCCTGCCCCTGGTGCCGCCTTTCCTGTGCTACATGGCCGGCGTCTCGGTCACGGATCTATCCGGCGACAGGCCGGATCTGCGGCCACGGATCCTGCTCTCCGCGCTGGCCTTCGTGGCGGGCTTTTCGCTGGTGTTCGTCGCGCTCGGCTCGACCGCCTCGATCGCGGGACGCTTCATTTCCGTGCATCTGTCGACGCTCGGCATCGTCGCCGGCGGGCTGATCATCGTCATGGGCTTGCATTTTCTGGGGCTGCTCAGGATTCCGCTGCTCTATCGCAGCGCGACCGTGCAGGTCGACAACCGCCCGGCCGGCGTGGCGGGGGCCTTCGTCATGGGCCTGGCCTTTGCGTTTGGCTGGACGCCCTGTGCCGGCCCCATCCTCGCCGCCGTGCTGCTGATGGCGGGATCCGAGGACACGACTGGGCGGGGCGCACTGCTGCTGCTCGCCTATTCGGTCGGGACCGGCATTCCCTTCCTGATCGCGGCGGCCTTCACCGGCCGCTTCATTGCCGCGCTCGGTCGTGTGCGCCGGCATCTCGGCCTGATCGAGAAGACGATGGGCGTATTCCTGGTGGCGACGGGTCTGATGTTCCTGACCGGCTTGATGCCCGCGGTCTCGCAATGGCTGCTCGAGTATTTCCCTGCATTGACCAGCATCGGCTGA
- the soxA gene encoding sulfur oxidation c-type cytochrome SoxA: MARRFVGLAALVVAAASVATLAVAEDAERKGIAAPPGHVFKTIISGYEFRSKETRALQDDDLENPGFLAVERAADVWKKVEGGEGKSCMSCHGEAETSMKGVGAAMPKWDDKLKKPVNLEQRINICRSEHMKAEPWKFKSRELTDMTAFVRYQSHGMKVAVKTDGPMSPWFDRGKQIYYTRYGQLDLACESCHERNNGKFMRADFLSQGQTNGFPTYRLRDQRLVPLHERFEGCMFDVRAEPFKPLSDEFLALELYVAWRGIGLPVETPSVRN; encoded by the coding sequence ATGGCGCGACGATTTGTTGGGTTGGCCGCTCTGGTCGTGGCCGCCGCGTCGGTTGCGACGCTCGCTGTCGCAGAGGACGCCGAGCGCAAAGGCATCGCGGCGCCGCCCGGCCACGTCTTCAAGACCATCATCTCCGGCTACGAGTTTCGCAGCAAGGAGACCCGCGCGCTGCAGGACGATGATCTCGAAAATCCGGGCTTCCTCGCCGTGGAGCGCGCGGCGGATGTCTGGAAGAAGGTCGAGGGCGGTGAGGGCAAGTCCTGCATGAGCTGCCACGGCGAAGCCGAGACCAGCATGAAGGGCGTCGGCGCCGCCATGCCGAAATGGGACGACAAGCTGAAGAAGCCGGTCAACCTCGAGCAGCGCATCAACATCTGCCGCAGCGAGCACATGAAGGCGGAGCCCTGGAAGTTCAAATCCCGTGAGCTGACCGACATGACAGCGTTCGTGCGCTACCAGTCGCACGGCATGAAGGTCGCGGTGAAGACCGACGGCCCGATGTCGCCCTGGTTCGATCGCGGCAAGCAGATCTATTACACGCGCTACGGCCAGCTCGATCTCGCTTGCGAGTCCTGCCACGAGCGCAACAACGGCAAGTTCATGCGCGCGGACTTCCTGAGCCAGGGCCAGACCAACGGCTTTCCGACCTATCGGTTGCGCGACCAGCGCCTGGTGCCGCTGCATGAGCGGTTCGAAGGCTGCATGTTCGACGTACGCGCCGAGCCGTTCAAGCCGCTCTCGGACGAGTTCCTCGCGCTCGAGCTCTATGTGGCCTGGCGCGGCATCGGGTTGCCGGTCGAGACGCCGTCGGTGCGCAACTGA
- a CDS encoding ArsR/SmtB family transcription factor, which translates to MPLPKLKDIEGSAELEQMIEKAREASDMLKALSHESRLLLLCILAEGEKSVTELEQFLGERQSTVSQQLARLRLDRLVTTRRDGKTIYYSLASEDVRKILTAVYDVFCEPVRRRRR; encoded by the coding sequence ATGCCGTTGCCAAAGCTGAAGGATATCGAGGGCTCCGCCGAACTCGAGCAGATGATCGAGAAGGCGCGCGAGGCCAGCGACATGCTCAAGGCGCTGTCGCACGAGTCCCGATTGCTGCTGCTCTGCATCCTCGCCGAGGGCGAGAAGTCCGTGACCGAGCTCGAGCAGTTCCTGGGCGAACGCCAATCGACCGTCTCCCAGCAGCTCGCGCGGTTGCGGCTCGATCGGCTGGTGACGACCCGCCGCGACGGCAAGACGATCTACTACAGTCTCGCCAGCGAGGACGTTCGCAAGATTCTCACCGCCGTCTACGACGTGTTCTGCGAGCCGGTACGCCGGCGCCGCCGGTAG
- the soxZ gene encoding thiosulfate oxidation carrier complex protein SoxZ — protein sequence MADKPRIKLPKEAAKGEVIQIKTLVSHVMESGQRKDAQGKAIPRKIINKFACEFNGKPVFSCALEPAISANPYVQFDARVDEAGTFKFSWTDDDGTVITAEEKIALKA from the coding sequence ATGGCAGACAAACCGCGCATCAAGCTTCCCAAGGAAGCGGCCAAGGGCGAGGTCATCCAGATCAAGACCCTGGTCTCGCATGTCATGGAATCCGGCCAGCGCAAGGACGCACAGGGCAAGGCCATTCCGCGCAAGATCATCAACAAGTTCGCCTGCGAGTTCAACGGCAAGCCGGTGTTCTCCTGCGCGCTCGAACCGGCGATCTCGGCCAATCCCTACGTCCAGTTCGACGCGCGGGTCGACGAAGCCGGCACGTTCAAGTTCTCCTGGACGGATGACGACGGCACGGTGATCACGGCCGAAGAGAAGATTGCGCTCAAGGCATGA
- the soxB gene encoding thiosulfohydrolase SoxB — MISRREFIQVAAATAGLSTGAGSGLTRAFAQQRLTEKELLAFEPLGNVTLVHVTDIHGQLMPLYFREPSTNLGVGEAKGLPPHVTGKEFLARFGIAPGSSAAYALTSEDFEALAKSYGRIGGLDRAATVIKAIRAERGDKVALLDGGDTWQGSWSSLKTRGQDMIDCMALLKPDAMTGHWEFTYGADRVKQAIEGLGFPFLGLNIRDTEWNEAAFDASTMIERGGVKIAVLGQAFPYTPVANPRWMIPNWSFGVREEDVQAQVDKARKGGAQLVVLLSHNGFDVDRKLASRVKGIDVILTGHTHDALPEAVKVGKTLLIASGSSGKFVSRLDLDVRDGEVKAFRYKLIPLFSDVITADAEMAAKIAEVRKPFASDLAKVLGKTDSLLYRRGNFNGTFDDLICQALLQERDAEIALSPGFRWGTSVLPGQDVTFEDVTNATAITYPAVYRMGMTGSRLKEIIEDVADNLFNVDPYYQQGGDMVRIGGLSYAIDVAKPQGQRISGMQVLKTGTPIEPAREYQVAGWASVNEGTEGPPIWDVVANYLTQQKTVRLEPNRAVKVTGA, encoded by the coding sequence ATGATCTCTCGCCGCGAGTTCATTCAGGTTGCCGCGGCAACGGCGGGGCTCTCGACCGGTGCGGGCTCCGGCCTGACCCGCGCGTTCGCCCAGCAGCGCTTGACTGAAAAGGAATTGTTGGCCTTCGAGCCGCTCGGCAACGTCACGCTCGTGCACGTGACCGATATCCACGGTCAGCTGATGCCGCTCTATTTCCGCGAGCCCTCGACCAATCTCGGCGTGGGCGAGGCCAAGGGCCTTCCGCCGCACGTCACCGGCAAGGAGTTTCTCGCCCGGTTCGGCATCGCGCCCGGCTCGTCGGCGGCTTATGCCCTGACCTCGGAGGATTTCGAGGCCCTTGCGAAGAGCTACGGCCGGATCGGCGGCCTCGATCGTGCCGCGACCGTGATCAAGGCGATCCGGGCCGAGCGCGGCGACAAGGTCGCGCTGCTCGACGGCGGGGACACCTGGCAGGGCTCGTGGTCTTCGCTGAAGACGCGCGGTCAGGACATGATCGACTGCATGGCGCTGCTCAAGCCCGACGCCATGACCGGCCATTGGGAGTTCACCTACGGCGCCGATCGGGTCAAGCAGGCCATCGAAGGCCTCGGCTTCCCGTTCCTCGGCCTCAACATCCGCGACACCGAGTGGAACGAGGCGGCGTTCGACGCCTCGACCATGATCGAGCGCGGCGGGGTCAAGATCGCGGTGCTCGGCCAGGCGTTCCCCTATACGCCGGTCGCCAATCCGCGCTGGATGATTCCGAACTGGTCGTTCGGCGTGCGCGAGGAGGACGTTCAGGCGCAGGTCGACAAGGCGCGCAAGGGCGGCGCGCAACTGGTCGTGCTGCTGTCGCATAACGGTTTCGATGTCGACCGCAAGCTCGCGAGCCGCGTCAAGGGCATCGACGTCATCCTGACCGGGCATACCCATGACGCGCTGCCCGAGGCTGTCAAAGTCGGCAAGACTCTGCTGATCGCCTCGGGCTCGTCCGGCAAGTTCGTCTCGCGGCTCGATCTCGATGTTCGCGACGGTGAGGTCAAGGCTTTCAGGTACAAGCTCATTCCGCTGTTCTCCGATGTGATCACGGCGGACGCCGAGATGGCCGCGAAGATCGCCGAGGTCCGCAAACCCTTCGCCTCCGATCTGGCCAAGGTGCTCGGCAAGACCGACTCGCTGCTCTACCGGCGCGGCAATTTCAACGGTACGTTCGACGATCTGATCTGCCAGGCGCTGCTGCAGGAACGCGACGCCGAGATCGCGCTCTCACCCGGCTTCCGTTGGGGCACCAGCGTGCTGCCGGGGCAGGACGTCACCTTCGAGGATGTCACCAACGCCACCGCGATCACCTATCCCGCGGTCTACCGCATGGGCATGACCGGTTCGCGGTTGAAGGAGATCATCGAGGACGTTGCCGACAATCTCTTCAACGTCGATCCCTATTATCAACAGGGCGGCGATATGGTGCGGATCGGCGGGCTCTCCTACGCGATCGACGTCGCCAAGCCGCAGGGGCAGCGCATCTCCGGCATGCAGGTCCTCAAGACCGGCACGCCGATCGAGCCCGCCAGGGAATATCAGGTCGCCGGCTGGGCCAGCGTCAACGAAGGAACCGAAGGGCCGCCGATCTGGGACGTCGTCGCGAACTACCTGACGCAACAGAAAACCGTTCGGCTCGAGCCCAACCGGGCCGTCAAAGTTACCGGAGCGTAA
- a CDS encoding YeeE/YedE family protein, which yields MLSPSTIAFACGLAAGAVLGVAGRAGRFCTLAMLEDAFFGSDFRRLKSFALAAAVALLATQALAAFGIVDLSRSIYLTASIGLGGAIIGGLMFGVGMALVGTCGFGTLVRVGGGDLRAIVVFLVLGLSALATMRGITGMLRLMLIEPLSVRLPEGSTQTLTSLLGAGSAMRAILVVAISAALAFWALADGRLIRSPRLLASGLAVGAAIAFGWFATGWLADDEFDPARVSSLSFVAPLGDAILYVATFSGARLNFGIGSVAGVVAGSFAAAMLARGFRWEACDDARELKRHMIGALLMGIGGIMSMGCTIGQGLSALSTLAVSAPVTMLAIACGARLGLEFTMTGEWLPAVRRLFGVST from the coding sequence ATGCTGAGCCCTTCGACCATAGCGTTTGCATGCGGGCTTGCCGCCGGCGCCGTGCTCGGCGTTGCCGGCCGAGCGGGTCGTTTCTGTACGCTGGCGATGCTCGAGGACGCATTCTTCGGATCGGATTTTCGTCGGCTGAAATCCTTCGCGCTGGCCGCGGCAGTCGCCCTGCTCGCGACCCAGGCGCTCGCCGCGTTCGGCATTGTCGATCTGTCGCGGTCAATCTACCTCACGGCGTCGATCGGTCTTGGCGGTGCGATCATCGGCGGTCTGATGTTCGGCGTCGGCATGGCGCTGGTCGGCACCTGTGGCTTCGGCACGCTGGTGCGCGTCGGTGGCGGCGATCTAAGGGCCATCGTGGTCTTTCTCGTGCTCGGCCTGTCGGCGCTCGCGACCATGCGTGGCATCACCGGCATGCTGCGGCTGATGCTGATCGAGCCGTTGTCGGTGAGGCTGCCCGAGGGAAGCACCCAGACCTTGACGTCGCTGCTCGGCGCAGGCAGCGCGATGCGCGCGATCCTCGTCGTGGCGATTTCCGCCGCGCTGGCCTTCTGGGCCCTTGCGGATGGCAGGCTGATCCGGTCGCCGCGGCTGCTCGCCTCCGGTCTTGCCGTCGGCGCAGCAATCGCGTTCGGCTGGTTTGCCACCGGATGGCTTGCCGACGACGAGTTCGATCCCGCGCGGGTCTCCTCGCTCAGCTTCGTGGCGCCGCTTGGTGATGCCATCCTTTACGTCGCCACCTTCTCCGGCGCGCGGCTCAATTTCGGCATCGGCTCGGTTGCCGGCGTCGTCGCAGGCTCGTTTGCCGCCGCGATGCTCGCGCGCGGCTTCCGCTGGGAAGCGTGCGACGACGCTCGCGAGTTGAAGCGTCACATGATCGGCGCGCTGCTGATGGGCATCGGCGGCATCATGTCGATGGGCTGCACCATCGGTCAGGGCCTGAGCGCGCTGTCGACGCTCGCGGTTTCGGCCCCCGTCACGATGTTGGCCATCGCCTGCGGCGCGCGCCTTGGGCTCGAGTTCACGATGACCGGCGAGTGGCTGCCGGCGGTGCGCAGACTGTTCGGGGTCTCGACCTAA
- a CDS encoding SoxW family protein, with translation MSSAQDLPIHETPTSLRTPTRRGVLAFAAGVALAGRGAAAAEPAVGEDGLYHEPWFLQSFLDLREDLDSAAAGGKRLAIMWELRGCPYCRETHLVNFADAGIASYIRDNFEVLQLNLIGSRKVTDFDRQELTEKELAQKYGIRFTPTFQFFPPSADGLEAKDAMAREVARAPGYLKPPHFLAMFRFVRERAYERGSFREFLAANG, from the coding sequence ATGAGCAGCGCGCAAGATCTTCCGATACACGAAACCCCGACGTCGCTTCGCACGCCGACGCGACGCGGCGTCCTCGCATTCGCAGCAGGCGTGGCCTTGGCCGGCCGCGGCGCGGCGGCGGCCGAGCCCGCCGTCGGAGAAGACGGGCTCTATCACGAGCCCTGGTTCCTGCAGAGCTTCCTCGATCTGCGCGAGGACCTGGATAGCGCTGCGGCCGGCGGCAAGCGCCTTGCCATCATGTGGGAGCTGCGCGGCTGCCCCTATTGCCGCGAGACGCACCTGGTGAACTTCGCCGATGCCGGCATCGCGAGCTACATCCGCGACAATTTCGAGGTGTTGCAGCTCAACCTGATCGGCTCGCGCAAGGTGACGGACTTCGATCGCCAGGAATTGACAGAGAAAGAGCTCGCCCAGAAATACGGGATCCGGTTCACGCCGACCTTTCAGTTTTTTCCGCCATCCGCCGATGGCCTCGAAGCAAAGGACGCGATGGCGCGCGAGGTGGCGCGGGCACCCGGCTATCTCAAGCCGCCGCACTTCCTGGCGATGTTTCGTTTCGTGCGGGAGCGCGCTTACGAGCGCGGCTCGTTCCGGGAGTTTCTGGCCGCGAACGGCTGA